Proteins co-encoded in one Candidatus Binatia bacterium genomic window:
- a CDS encoding LLM class flavin-dependent oxidoreductase, translated as MKFAIRVPANFLYPSITSPWEAQVTAADTIRFARKAEELGFDFLWVSEHIVVVPEVVPFQGPRFYEAVSAAAVILGATTRVRLIALDLSDWAAVQAV; from the coding sequence ATGAAGTTTGCGATCCGCGTCCCCGCAAATTTTCTCTATCCATCCATCACCAGCCCGTGGGAAGCACAGGTCACCGCCGCCGACACCATACGCTTCGCGCGGAAGGCTGAAGAACTCGGCTTCGATTTCTTGTGGGTATCGGAACACATCGTCGTAGTACCTGAGGTTGTGCCGTTCCAGGGCCCACGGTTCTACGAAGCGGTCAGTGCGGCAGCCGTCATCCTCGGCGCCACCACGCGCGTGCGACTGATCGCGCTCGACTTGTCCGACTGGGCCGCGGTGCAGGCCGTG